CTAAACTCACAATTTACAACACGTTGGTACTTTGTATGGTCAATCAGTGACGTGAACTATTAGTACCTTTTGAAGCCAAAAGAAATAGAGTTATGACCTTATTAATATAAACCACGGTTTGTTTATATTCAACATGAATAATATGATATTTCTTTTATTTCAAAATGAATCATGAGACCAAATGCGCATTGAATCAATTGGTTTCATTTTTTTTTGTCAACCAATCAATTGGTTTCATTATAACCTGAAAAGTGCTAATGAATAAAATAGATCTTACGTTCACGAAACAGTCGTGAAAGTGAAGGCGCATGACTTGAGCAGTGAGTCTAACGTCGCTACGGCTTGCTTGCTCCAACAGGCTCCGAGCAATGACTGTGACATTAGGGCAGGTCGTGGAGTAAAAATCAGAGGTAAGCTGAGCATTACCCAAAACCCCAAACATCAAAATCGAGAGCAAAAGCAAGGGAATAGTATTGCTTAGACCCATTTATATTGTCTCTCTTTGTTAAACCGAGAGATAAGAAGGCCAAAGGAATATGTGGGTTGATGCTAAAAGAAAGATTTTCGTAGCCTTTTATAGAGAGCTTGTATCTAACGTTAGAAGAAAAATCTCAGTGTTGTAGGAAAATAAATTGTAGAAGGATAAATAATTGCTAAAAGAAATATATAGGTTTCAAAAATAAAATATATAGTAATATTTTTATAATCAAATCATCAAACTAAATGTTTATGAAAAAAAAAACATTGTATTTATCTCTCATGAATAATAGATAAAAATGTCATATGAATGTACGTCATGAGCTAATTGATTTTCTGACATAAAAAATACAAAATTTTAGAAAATATGATGTAATATAAAAAAAGCTACAAATTTGTAGTAACAAAAATCCACGAAAGCAAACAAAAATTCCCGTACTAAGAAATAGGAAAAAATACGTCAACACGAATTAATAATGATGTGTTGAAATTGGATCATGCTTACTATTCCTCCCGCGTAGATTTGAACGTAGTTTTAATTTCTTGTATTTCAAGCCATCAAAATGGAGCCAGTTTTCTAAAAATAATTGGACAGTGTTGTTGTCATCTGCTTAAAGATTTGATTCGTTGAATTTCACGGAAACTAGTCGTTTTTCAACTTTATTTTGCCTACCTTTAATATTTACCGGCCGACATATGCGATGAAATTTGATAATGACACCATCTTACACAAGAGAAATGCTGCAACTATTTTGCATTAATTGTTAGGAGTTTTATTTTGATATATATATTGGGATTTAGGCTTGGGCATAAAATCCGGAATCCGAAATCCGAATCGAACTCGAACCGAAAAACCCGACCCGTTATCCGACCCGAAACGTAAAAATAAACATAAAAAATATCCGAACGGGTTTTGTAGGGTGGTACAAAAAATATCCGAACCCGAAGTGTTATTAACCGAACCCGAACGGGTAACCCGAAAAATCCAAAATTAATAGTCAATATAAATATTTTGAAATATATATAAGTTTTTCAATTATTAAATTCAATATTTGTGGTAATATTATATATAATAATAAATATTAAAATTCTAATAAATGCTTTAAGTACACAATTAGTTATAAATAAGTATTTTATAATTTGCTCATTGAAATAAAAAGTCTACTCTCTATAAGGCAATACATATTGTTTACAAATGATATTTGTTTTCATGCTTGATTTAACATTTTATTGTTATTTTATCAATTTTATATGTGATAGATTAGTTTTTATTTAATTTAGATGTTTTTCTTTATGTTTTACTTCAAAAATTTTGTTTTTTACTTTGGTTATATCCGAACCGAACCGATATAACCCGAATCCGTACGATATATGATTACTTTATGGGTTTTATGATGAATACAATTTTGAACCGAACCCGAAGTGTTATTATCCGAACCCGACCCGTACTAATAAAATTTTAGTATGGGACCTAGAAACGTAAACCCGAAAATTCAAAAACCCAAAAAAACCCGATCCGAATGCCAACGGGTACCCGAACGCCCAGGCCTATTGGAATTGGTTGATAAAGCATAGATTCAAAAATCTCTGTATCAAAGGTTATACCCCTACTCGAATTCTTCTGATACCTGACTTTTGATTTCTTGTGTTTATGTGAGGTTTAAACACACATTTCTAGTTCGTTTAAGTTATTTTAGTTGCATTTAAACATTATTCTGATTAGCAAAAAAAAATTAAAACATTATTTAGGTTGCGTGCATGCAAGAATCATGAAGAGTATGTGCATATTGGAGCGGATTAAAAGCAAGAAACATAAGATTGCACACGTGGCCATTTTGAAACACACAAGGGCTGATCAACTCCCAAACATTGCAGAAAATAGGAACACACAGACTAGTTATTTATAACCCTACAGTTTTTCCTAACCTCCCCACTAGATCCATTAACAAGATTCGTAATACCACCCATTTTGATCATCGAACGAGTGAAGTCCCTGAAAAACAAGTACTGGCTCCGACTATAAGCCTCCACAAGTCTCTTTGTTGTGTTCACGGCCAAATCACTCGAGAACAGAATCTGATCCGAACTCAAAAGACCTTTCCCTTCGAGGAGGTTCTTGAAATAGTTGTTGTCGAAGGCGTAGGTAGAGTTCCTGTCTAGGGGAGCTGTTTGGTTTCCACTTCCTCCGGCGGGACAAACTGTTCGCAGATCAGACAAGAGTGTTGTCTCAAGTGTTGCGTCCGGAGATCCTGCGCCGTCAAAGTTGAACAGCCTGTTGCTGAAGACATCACATTTTGCTTGTCCAAAGGTGTGAGCTCCTTTGTAATGAAAAATGTACATGCATAAGTGATAACTACTTCGAAGAATATAATACCCAAATAAAAATAATTTTCATTAAAGAAAAAAGTAATTAAACCTGATAAAGCTACGACGTCGGCGGCATTAAGGCCAACAGCTACAAACTTGGCAGTAATAGCGTCTAAGGGTTCAAAAGGAGATGGTAGATTATTTGCACTGCTCTGATTTGCCAGAAGTCCATCTTTTCTTCCTAATGCTACTCTCCACTGAGGCCCTCCGCTCTGCAAATCAAATCCCGTTATGGACGACGGCCAAAATATCATAAAGATATATAACAATAGTTAATATACGAAAGCATGCATCATGCATCTGTATTCTGTAATTATATAGACGACCAAAGAAAATAAACACTAATCTCATGTTTTAGGGCATCCGTATTAAAGAATCACTTTATAAAAATTACCAAAAATAGTAATATTATAATAAAGTTATATGCATTGAAGGTCTCTCAAAAAAAATATCATGTCTAGTACTAAAAATAATGGCAATGGAAGTCACTGTATAAACTTTTGTTTCTTAAAATCTGTAACTTGTGTTAATTATATGAAATCTCTAACTCAAAATTTGATTAAGGATCCACTGAAATTAAATTAATCATTAAGGCTTTGATGGTTGTTAAATATTGGGAACAAAAAGGCTTACTAAGACAACCGAGTCGCGAGCGGCTAAAGTGAGTATATCAGCACAAGAAACAACACCAGGACATGCGTATTCCACAGCGGCTTTGATCGTATCAATTACGTCAAATCCTCTTGCAGAGTTTAGATTTGGGATCGCTAATTTCTCGCTATCGTCTCCATCCAGCAATACAGACGCATCGCATCCCTGGAAAGTTCACGCTAAAGAACTGATGACAAGCTAGTGTTTGGAAGTATGGAAAAATTGTTACAATATTTAAACCGTAAACATAAAACAAGTATTTGACAGAAAAGAAAACGTAGAGATAGCAATACATACATTAACGAAACAGTCATGGAAATGAAGACGAATGAGAGAAGCAGCCATCCGAGTATCGGCCTTCAGGGCGTTCATAACTTGTCTGCGGACAATTGGTACAAGATACGGGCATGATTTAGCGTAAATGTTAGGGTTTAGCTGTGCCTTAGCCCCTGAACAAAGCATACACAGGGTGAAAACAGTAAGCAAGACATGTCCTCTCATTGGCTATAAGATGGCTTGTTTAGATGAGTTACTAGAGTGATAGTTTAATACGATGTTGAAGAAATGTGGTTCTACTTATAGAGAAAAAAATAGGTAGCAAAGGGCTTAATTGTGCTTCTGTTAAGTGGACTATTACGAGAATGATTAATGGATGGTGACGCATGGAGGCTTCGAAATATTAATTTCTTGTGCTCAAGAGGACGCATTAAGCTCAATGTTTTTTTTATAATTCTTGTAAGATTAGGCACAAAGAGGCATTCAAATTGATAGACTCATGAACTTTCTATCGTGTTTTGTATGTTGGCCGGTTTTATATTACGTAATCCACTAAAACTAGTGACTGTAGTCAACTTTGTATAGAATAGGGCTGCATGTATTTAAATGTATTTTTAGGACGCAAGTGGACATTGTGTGAAACAATTTTCCCTACTGGTACTTACACGTAGGGATGTCAAAATGAGGTAACTCGTTCAATTCAGTTCAGCTCATAGTGAGCTCGACTATTTCATGAGTTACCTCAGATCAGCTCATTTATTATATGAGCTTCAATATGTTAACTCGAACTTAGATCATCTAGATCATGAGTTAAATGAACTAACTCGTGATCTAAATAAAAATAATAATATAAAATAAAATAGTGATAAAATAACTTCTATAATAATGTTCAAAATTTAAATGTTAAAAAATCTAAAACATAAATATTAAATACTAAATAAAAACTAACACATGACAAAAAAAAAACAACACCTAATATAAATTAAATTAAAGCAAAACCAATGATCCAAATTCATATTTTTCGTGAGAGTCTTGAGACAATTCATCTTCAATGTCTAAACAGTATAGTTTCTTTTTTTTTCTACGAAAAAGTTATAGATAACTTTTAGAAGTTTAATTTCCATATTATTTATATGTATGTTTTACATTTTAATTTTAGAAGATAAATATAAAAATTATCTATATTTTTTACATAAAAAAATAGAAGTATCCAAATATAATATATATATATATATTATATATAATTGTAAGTATAAAAATGAACAAGCTCATAAGCCAGCTCATGTTCATTAAAGATCGTTCATATAACCCGTGATCTAATTTAAGCTCGATCATTAAACTCATTTATTAAATGAGCTTAAAATATAGAGATCATGCTCATGAAAAAACGAGTTGGGTTGAGTCAGCTCATGAGCTATAGCTCATTTTGACACTCCTACTTACATGTATCTTTTTGATGAGATTGAGCCTGATAGGAACTATGCACATGAATTTAGTTAGAATTTATTCTCACTATACATAAAGAAACAACATACTCATGATGATATATATATTTAGAGCCAGTTAAATTAAAACAGGTTTAGAAAATCCATTGAATGTTATTGGATCACTATTTAAAACATAAACTTCAACGGATATTTCCTTAATTAAAACTATATATTGCAATTAACAGATTTAAGTAGCTTAACCTTAAATGTATATACTTTTATATAAATAATGAATGAACTTGAGAATCAATGAATATACCTAAAACCAAAAAGATGTATATCAATTATCCATTGAAATGCTTACAAATGAGAAGATAATTGATATCTTAAAGTGATTGACTGATTGCTAACAATCCCGAAATGGATAAAACCATTCATTGATAGTTAACTAATTGTGTAAACACATCAAAAAGTACTTAGCAACACTGACGACTACCTTGATAATGATGGTATTCCACGTAGTAGTCAACTTATTATGATCGGTTTTAGCGGTAGTGTTACTTTCCCACTTGAACCTAATTATATAATTTTGCAGTAATTTTATATAATTCTTTTGTTTACAAAGTGCATCGTCCAAATTGTTTTCCACTTCGCGCTATTAGCAATATCGGCACGCCAAATAAAATATAACAAAAGCCACGTGCATTTATACATATTCTTAATTCTTATCTCAATATTGTATACTTATGTAAATTCCACATTCGATCCCACTAGAGCTATTTCAAGGCGTCTTCTCTGGTGGCGTGGTCAAGAATCAAGATGAGCATCTGAATACGGATGGTAGCCCCACAATATACAAATAGAGAAATGAATCAAACTGCATAAATGTGGGATAATACTTGACAAGAATGTGGGAAATAGTAAAAGAAACGATCCAGAAAAATAAACTTTGAAATATCCTCGGTAATCTTTTTTTTTTTTTGTAATTTGGCTTTCATTAGAACATAAATAGGAAAATAAAAATATTACAAACCCATAAGGCTAGTGTTATAGGACAAAAGCCCATACCTGAAGAATGCCAAAACCTATGAATCTCAATGAGAACTAATTAGTTGCCAGGCCATGAAGAAGGCAGAATCACAGAGCGTAAGCAGGCCCAGAGTAGGGAAAGTAGGGTTGTTAGCGGTTGGGGGGTGGGTGATCAGTTAATGTGAATAGGGGGAGAGATCGAGAGAGTTTGCATCTCCTTGTAATGTTACACGAGCCATCTCTGCATCATCGCTGAAGATAGACGAGGGTTGGAGTCTCGAAAACTTGAGATTTTGTTTCTGATCTGGCGGTCAAGCAAGCGGAATAGCACATCCACCGATCTGAAGACGTTCGTGTGAAGCCGAGCGTTACGTTCATTCCAGAGCAAATAAAGGGTTGCTTGTCAAGCCGTCATCAGTAGAAGACGCGCCGATTTCGCCATCTGAAGATTCTGAAGCTGAGCAATCGATTGATCCCAAGATCGGAGTGGTTGCAACCGACACCGAGCAGCTACTTGACTCCAGAGGTCGAAACTGTAGTTGCATTCAAAGTAAAGGTGGTTCCTCGTTTCAGTGGTTGAGTTACAGAGGAGGCAAGAAGGATCAACTTGAAGCCCCCAGCTTTGCAATCTATCTTTCGTAGGGCAACGGTTGAGCATCATGAGCCAAGAGTGGAACGCATGTCTCGGGATAGCGGAGAACCAAATTAGCTTGGTCCAGATTAGATTTTGGATGTCTCCTCTCAGATAGGTATAGATATTTCCAGTGCTGAAAACTGTTGAGATCTTTCCTTGTATCTCCCATTCATAGTAGTCTTCCCTATCCGTCAGTTCGATGGTAGTGATGTATACATAGAGTTCTAACATTGCGTCTGATCTTGCAGGTGGCAAACACCAACTTCCATTTCGACATAAGGAGGCAATAGTTGCAGTTTTTGAAATGCCTAACCTGGAGTTTGAGGCAGCTTGTAGTGCGAGGATGCATCCTTCCGGAGCCCAATTTGGGGACCAAAACCGAGCTCGTCGACCATTTTCAAGCCTGATCTTGATGAGAGGGAAGACAATCGGCCTCGCTTTGATCAGCTTGTTTACGAGCCATGAGTATGACTGAGATGGCTTGATCGTCCAGTAGTTATCCAGGGTCCCTTTGAGAATAACTTCCTTGAACCATGCTGCCCACACAGAGTCTTCTCTGAAGAAGAGGAGCCAGATTAGTCGAATACAACATGCTCTGTTCCAGGTTAGCAAGTCCTTAACACCTAATCCCCCTTGATCTTTGGTAAGCGTAACTCGGTCCCAAGCTACTTTAGCAGAGTGATGACCTTCCAAATTTCCTTTCCATAAGAAGAAGCTACACATTGAATTGATCTTGTTTATGTAGGCTTTTGGGAGAAGGAAAGCAGAGCACCAAAACGTAGTGAAACCCGAGATGACTGTTTTAATGAGAAGAAGACGGCCAGAGTAGGATAGTGTTTTGACAGACCAAGAAGAGAACTTTGCCTTGATTTGTTGTAGGAGTGGCTGACAATTTACCAGCGATAACTTCTTGGAGTTAAGGGGAACACCCAAGTAGCGAAACGGTAACGATCCTTTCTGCATTCCCGTAGATACCTGTATTGTATCAACTTCCTCTTCTGACAGACCTGATGAGAAAAAACTCGTTTTTTGGAAGCTTACCGCAAGGCCCGATCGTAGCTCGAACTCTTTCAGGACTTTGAGTACTTGTTGCACTGAGTTAAGCGAGCCATCAATGAAGATCAAAAGATCATTAGCAAATGAGAGGTGAGTGAGTTTCATTGCACTGCATTTTGCATGGTACTTGATTTTATTGTCTTGCGCCGCTTTGTTCAACATTAATGAGAGGAAGTTCATCGCAATGACAAATAGATAGGGAGAAAGTGGGTCTCCCTGTCTTAGCCCTCTTCTTCCCTTGAAGTATCCATTAACTGTCCCATTATAACCCACCATGTAACTAGGGGTGCAGATGCAAGCTTTTAACCAAGACAAGAATAATGGTGACAGTTGGAGACCACGAAGACAAGTGAGGAGAAAATCCCAGGAAAGGGTATCAAAATCTTTCGCTATATCGACCTTAATAGTAATCCTCTTGCTTCCCTTGTTTTTGAGATATCCATTTATTAATTCACCCGCTAGGGTAGTGTTTTCAACCAGTAATCTCCCCTTGATGAAAGCTGTTTGACATGGCATGATTAGGGAAGTGAGAATGGGCTTGAGGCGCTTTACCAACAATCTGGAGAGAACCTTATAGATGGTGTTCAGACAAGCAATTGGCCTGTAATCTGTAACTTTGCTCGCTCCCGGAAACTTCGGAACCAATGACAGTATGGTGGCGTTTGTGGAGGAAGGCAGGAAAGCAGTGGCGAAGAAACTCTGTATGGACACAACAACTTCAGAACCAAGAACGTCCCATGAGGCTTTGAAGAAACCCGAGGTTAGACCATCAGGTCCTGGAGTCTTGTGGGGGTTTAGTTTGAAAAATATGGCTTTGATCTCTGATTCAGATGGTAGTGTTGTCATTTGCAGAGATTGCTGGTCCGTCACTCAAAAAGTGGTCAATTCCTGAAACCAGTAGGTCTGAGTAAGCAGCTGAGGGCGACAGTTTCCTTGCGGGCCTAGTACTGACTGGAAGTGGGAGATGGCGTGCTGGCTCATCTCAAGGGGGTCAGTGATTAGGAATCCCGTGATAGTTATGAAAGATCTGATCGCATTATAGCTTGCTCGAACTTGACAAATTCTGTGGAAGTAAGTTGTATTCAGGTCTCCCTCTCTTAGCCAATTGATTCTCGACTTCTGTCTGAAAAAAACACTCTTGAATCTGACACAGGAAAGTCCATTTCTGGTGAAGGTCTCGTTCCTCTTGGTACGTCTGCGGAGAAGGGGATTGAAGTGCTTGTACCTGCACATGTTGCAACAAACTGTAAGTATCACTCACTCTCTCTTGAATTTTTGAATAATTTTCACGGTTTAGAGTTTTCAAATCTGTTTTGATGAGCTTTAGCTTCCAACACAGATCAGCAAGGGAGGAGCACAAGCTTCCAGTTCTAGTCCACGCTTCAAGAATGATAACGGAGAAGTTGGGGTGTTTTGTTAAGTAGTTTTGGAATTTATAAGGGTGGGTACCAGCAGTGGGGAGGTGATAGGCAAGGTCCAGGAGACAAGGGGTATGGTCAGAGATATCGGGGGGGAGAAAGGAGGAGAGGGCATGAGGGTAAGCGGCTACTGCAGTACTAT
This genomic interval from Brassica oleracea var. oleracea cultivar TO1000 chromosome C2, BOL, whole genome shotgun sequence contains the following:
- the LOC106325439 gene encoding peroxidase N-like; its protein translation is MRGHVLLTVFTLCMLCSGAKAQLNPNIYAKSCPYLVPIVRRQVMNALKADTRMAASLIRLHFHDCFVNGCDASVLLDGDDSEKLAIPNLNSARGFDVIDTIKAAVEYACPGVVSCADILTLAARDSVVLSGGPQWRVALGRKDGLLANQSSANNLPSPFEPLDAITAKFVAVGLNAADVVALSGAHTFGQAKCDVFSNRLFNFDGAGSPDATLETTLLSDLRTVCPAGGSGNQTAPLDRNSTYAFDNNYFKNLLEGKGLLSSDQILFSSDLAVNTTKRLVEAYSRSQYLFFRDFTRSMIKMGGITNLVNGSSGEVRKNCRVINN